In the genome of Luteitalea pratensis, the window GGCTCTCGAAGATGAAGGGGGCGTCGGGGGTGTGCGTCTCGACGATCGTCACCTCGTGGGGACCGCCGTCGTGCGCGGCCATCGCGCGGTCCTCCGCTTCGTCGCAGTTACGGACGGCCACGTGCAGGCCTGGCAAGCCCCGGTACAACTGCACTTCCGGCGGCATCGTGTGGGCGATGAACCTGAAGTACTCTCCGATGCGCGCCGCCAGTGCAGGGGCCGGCAGGCGGAAGGCGACGCTGTCCGGCATCTCGGCCAGCACCACGCCAGCCAGGGCATGGAGCAGGTCGCGGTCGCCCTCGGGCGCCGTCGCGGCGACGATGCGTTGCACTTCTTCGAGGATCTGGGCTCGCTTGGTCGGGTCGGCTGTGATCATGACGTTTGCTGATGACCTCTATAACGATCGCTCATGCTATCGCTCTCCCTGAGGGGAGACAAGACGGGCTCGGATGTGCGTATCGACGGGCGCTGCTTGCCTCCTGGACGACGCGCACGCAATGGTCGCGTGGGTGGCGCATCTGGTTCATTCTGCTGGTGTTCTGGCCGGTCGGTGGCGCCGTCGGACAGCCCGCGGCACCGCCGGATCAAGCCTGGCAGACCGCGGTGGACCAATACCTGGCCGGTGATCGGTCTGGGGCAGGAGCGACTCTGCTGCACGCGACACCACCGGCGTTGTTCGAGTCCTCCCGGCGGGCGTTCGAACAGTGGCGAGCCGGCCCGGCCGGCGACGCCGAGGCGCGCCGAATCGCGACGCGCCGTTTCCAGGTGTCGGCACTGCTGCCCCTGGACCTCCTGATCGCCGTCACGGGTCGAGCGCTGGCGACCGAGCACGAAGTGGCGCTCGAGAATGCCGCCCGCGAGGCCTGGCAGCGGCTCGACGCGTTCGATGGCCAGGACGGCGGCGCAGCGTCGGCGCAGGTCCGGCAGTTCCGCAGGTGGTGGCGCCTGGCCTTCGTCCAGCACCTCATCGCATCGGGCCGTTTCCGCGACGTGCCCCGGGAGGCGGCTTCCGTCCATCCACCCGAGGATGACGCCGAAGCGGTGGCCGCACTCGCCCTGCTTCGCGGAGTGGCGCTCGAGACGCGTGCCCGTCTCGCCGACGAGGTGCCCACCGGCTCGGCAGCCGTGAACATGCGTCGGCTGCCCGTGGCTTCGCGGACCGCACCGATGCTGATCGCGATGGACGATGCAGGCAAGCAGTACCGGCGCGCCCTCGAACTGAAGCCGGGCGATCGCGAGGCGACGCTGCGGCTGGCGCGGGTCGCGATCGAGCGTAACCGCCTCGACGACGCGGAGCGCCTGCTTTCGCCGTTGTTGTTGCAGGCATGCCGTGATGCGGTGTGCGGGCTGGCACACCTGTTTGCCGGGGAGGTGTACGAGGGACGCAAGGACATGGAGCGAGCCTCGGGTTCGTACGCGCGTGCCTCCGCCGTTCCCGCGGTACGTCACTCCGCACTGGTGGCGATGATGCAGGCCGCCATGCGACGGGGCAGCGCTGGCGGCGCCTACGATTTGACGCGCCAGTTCGCGACGCCCGTCGCCCTCGCGCCGCGACAGCCACCCGATGCCTGGAACCTGTACACCGCTGGGCGCCTCTTCGAAGGCGACCGGATCCTCACGCACCTGATGGCAACGGTGGTGAAGTGACGACTCGCCAGGCATCCAGGGCTCGATGGTCGGCCGTCGTTATCCGGCCATCGGCCGTCGGCCCTCGGCCTTCGAACATCTGCGTTCGGCGGCCGACGTTCAGCGTTCGTCGTGTACTTGCCGCCATGGCGGCCGTCTTCGTGCTGGCCGCCACACCGCATGCGCAGGATACCGTGCCGCTGTTCCGCGCGTCGGTCGACGTCGTCACCATCGACGCCTTCGCCCACCAGAATCGCAAGCCGATCGGCGACCTCACGTCCGGGGACTTCGTGGTGCGCGACAACGGCGTCGAGCAGGTCGTCGGCTCGCTCGGCACCACCGACAGCGCGCACGTCATCATCGGGCTGGACCTCAGTGGCAGTGTGGACGGGCGGACCCTGGAGCAGCTCAGGGCCGCCGTGCGGGCGCTCGTTGGCGAGTTGACGCCGCAGGATCGCGTGTCGCTCTTCACGTTCTCCGATCGGGTGCGCCTGCTGATGCGGGCCAGCCCGCCTGGCGGCAACCTCGACGCGACGCTCGCGCGGTTCGAGGCGAGCGGTGCGACGCCGCTGCACGATGCGATCGTGTTCGGCAGTGCGCTCTCCTTCGCCGACCAGGGTCCCTCGGTGTTCCTGCTCTTCACCGATGGTCAGGACACGACGAGCTGGACGTCGGCCGCGCGCACCCTCGACGTCCTGCGTCGCACAAACGTGGTCGTCTTCCCCGTCGGCGCGGGCCTGCCGACAGCGGTCACGTCCGCACCGTTCTCCGAGACCTTCACCCGCCAGACGTGGATGGCACCGACAGCCGGCGACGGCTTGCGGCTCCTGCAGTCGGCGGCTGACGTCACCGGTGGCGAGTTCCTGCGCATCAACAAGGGCGCTCACCTGTCCGAGACGTTCCGCGGCATCCTCTCGCAGTACCGCCAGCGCTATCTCCTGACCTATTCGCCGTCCGGACCGCCGGCGCCGGGATGGCACCGCCTCGACGTGCGGCTGCGCGCGCGCGCTGGCAGCGTCGTCGCGCGGGAAGGGTACATGGCGAGGAACCCCTGAACGGGCGCCGGGTACCGGGTACCGGGCACCGGGTACCAGGCACACCGCACCGGCTGCCGGGCACCGCACATGCACACGCGCACTCGCACCGGCGCCGCGTGGACGGGGTCGTAGCCGCCGACCTTCAGGTCGGCGGATCGCACCGCGAGAGAGAGCGGAGAGGGAGGAAATAGACTACTGT includes:
- a CDS encoding tetratricopeptide repeat protein — encoded protein: MFWPVGGAVGQPAAPPDQAWQTAVDQYLAGDRSGAGATLLHATPPALFESSRRAFEQWRAGPAGDAEARRIATRRFQVSALLPLDLLIAVTGRALATEHEVALENAAREAWQRLDAFDGQDGGAASAQVRQFRRWWRLAFVQHLIASGRFRDVPREAASVHPPEDDAEAVAALALLRGVALETRARLADEVPTGSAAVNMRRLPVASRTAPMLIAMDDAGKQYRRALELKPGDREATLRLARVAIERNRLDDAERLLSPLLLQACRDAVCGLAHLFAGEVYEGRKDMERASGSYARASAVPAVRHSALVAMMQAAMRRGSAGGAYDLTRQFATPVALAPRQPPDAWNLYTAGRLFEGDRILTHLMATVVK
- a CDS encoding VWA domain-containing protein; the encoded protein is MAAVFVLAATPHAQDTVPLFRASVDVVTIDAFAHQNRKPIGDLTSGDFVVRDNGVEQVVGSLGTTDSAHVIIGLDLSGSVDGRTLEQLRAAVRALVGELTPQDRVSLFTFSDRVRLLMRASPPGGNLDATLARFEASGATPLHDAIVFGSALSFADQGPSVFLLFTDGQDTTSWTSAARTLDVLRRTNVVVFPVGAGLPTAVTSAPFSETFTRQTWMAPTAGDGLRLLQSAADVTGGEFLRINKGAHLSETFRGILSQYRQRYLLTYSPSGPPAPGWHRLDVRLRARAGSVVAREGYMARNP